One window from the genome of Bacillus weihaiensis encodes:
- a CDS encoding ABC transporter permease has translation MSELNPVIQQAAPKKRFDLFQFFYKYGTILTIFVLILVFALSNPSFIQANNIINILRSISIVTIIAIGITISLAVNGFDLSVGSVASLSNAIVISMFVWFSQNTIVAIFSAIVACLLVGALNSFIIVKVKVPDMLITLATMFIVQGIALTYTKGATVSQNMVMPDGTFATGVISPFFSNLGQVPWIIIIMVIVVVVVHVFLTYTKHGRYMYVIGGNSEAARLSGIPVNKYKVIAYLLSALFAAIGGIVLASRVMTAEINAGSPYLMDSVAAAFIGFSVLGAGKPNAFGTFVGAVLIGILQNGLVMMSVPYYAMDIVKGTVLAFALALTYYKQK, from the coding sequence ATGAGCGAATTAAATCCAGTTATCCAACAGGCAGCTCCAAAAAAGAGATTTGATCTATTTCAATTTTTCTATAAATACGGAACCATTTTAACGATTTTTGTTCTTATTCTTGTGTTTGCTCTATCAAATCCAAGCTTTATTCAAGCGAACAATATTATTAATATTCTTCGCTCGATTTCAATTGTCACGATCATTGCAATTGGGATTACAATTTCATTAGCTGTGAATGGATTTGACTTATCGGTTGGTTCTGTTGCCTCCTTATCAAATGCGATTGTTATCTCAATGTTTGTATGGTTCTCACAGAATACAATAGTAGCTATTTTTTCAGCGATCGTCGCTTGCCTGCTTGTTGGAGCGCTAAACTCCTTTATCATTGTTAAGGTCAAAGTGCCTGATATGCTAATTACGCTTGCCACAATGTTCATCGTACAAGGAATTGCCCTTACTTATACAAAAGGGGCTACCGTTTCTCAAAATATGGTGATGCCTGATGGTACATTTGCTACCGGTGTGATTAGTCCATTCTTTAGTAATCTGGGACAGGTGCCGTGGATTATTATTATTATGGTCATCGTTGTAGTGGTTGTACATGTTTTCCTTACCTATACTAAGCATGGCCGATATATGTATGTCATAGGAGGAAATAGTGAAGCAGCTCGTTTATCAGGAATTCCGGTGAATAAGTATAAAGTCATTGCTTATTTATTATCGGCATTATTTGCAGCAATCGGTGGAATCGTCCTTGCGTCCCGAGTGATGACAGCGGAGATTAATGCAGGATCACCTTACTTAATGGATTCTGTTGCAGCAGCATTCATTGGCTTTTCTGTATTGGGTGCAGGTAAGCCAAATGCATTTGGAACCTTTGTGGGGGCTGTTTTAATCGGAATCCTTCAAAATGGCCTTGTGATGATGTCTGTTCCTTATTATGCAATGGATATCGTTAAAGGTACGGTTCTTGCCTTCGCATTAGCTCTTACCTATTACAAGCAAAAATAA
- a CDS encoding Na-translocating system protein MpsC family protein, which translates to MKKIENPYQEDLLLLSSSLSKLLKRRFGKGPETCYITMHASKLVIHIRNFITPAEDVLLKSKKRQLAHTFRASVMETVFKEFSQEAIDTLGIPFNYYLQDWNFEQNSALLLMENRETDEWIDSFISPLLKEKIFQLMTEICSEVHKQPTSMEVIKAHPNLYVIKSTGVLLQVEKMLVTKGHEDLLNERTAEIKESYLRHATAFQELFESKVEDLFIMWDYIHDRSYCFIYI; encoded by the coding sequence ATGAAAAAAATAGAGAACCCCTATCAAGAAGATCTCCTCCTGTTAAGTAGCTCTTTGAGTAAATTGTTAAAAAGACGATTTGGGAAGGGTCCTGAAACGTGTTATATTACGATGCATGCTAGTAAGCTAGTGATTCATATCCGTAATTTTATAACACCTGCAGAGGATGTCCTTTTGAAAAGTAAAAAAAGACAGCTTGCACATACGTTTAGAGCTTCAGTCATGGAGACAGTGTTTAAAGAATTTTCACAGGAAGCAATAGATACATTAGGTATTCCCTTCAACTACTATTTACAGGATTGGAATTTTGAACAAAATAGTGCCTTATTATTAATGGAAAACCGTGAGACAGATGAATGGATAGATAGTTTTATCTCCCCTTTACTAAAGGAAAAGATTTTTCAATTAATGACAGAAATTTGTTCTGAAGTCCATAAGCAACCAACGAGCATGGAAGTAATAAAGGCCCATCCAAATTTGTATGTGATTAAATCGACTGGTGTTTTACTACAAGTAGAGAAAATGCTCGTTACGAAAGGACACGAGGATTTGCTTAATGAAAGAACAGCTGAAATAAAAGAAAGCTATTTAAGACACGCTACTGCATTCCAAGAGTTGTTCGAGTCAAAAGTAGAAGATCTCTTCATTATGTGGGATTATATCCATGACCGTAGCTACTGCTTCATATATATATAA
- a CDS encoding MFS transporter, which translates to MTTATSTKGAIQPTAQSNTTYSILFIIGLCHLLNDSIQSVIPAMFPILEKSLGLTFTQLGLIGFCLNMVSSVMQPVVGYYTDKKPIPYALPIGLMSSMLGVLGLAFAPSFSTILISVLFIGLGSAIFHPEGSRVAYMAAGSRRGLAQSIYQVGGNSGQALAPLITAFILVPLGQFGAIWFTGVAGLAVLFLLYIANWYSQKLKAFQTFKKSTVTQTKEPFRLQANVKKAIFIIILLIFARSWYVSAIGNFYAFYAIEKYELSISQSQLYLFTFLVMGAIGTFIGGPLADRFGKRNMIIFSFSAATPLTLMLPFVGNILSLILLALIGLLLMSSFSVTVVYAQELVPGKIGTMSGLTVGLAFGMGAIGSVALGGLIDLFGLTTTMIAVAILPLLGTLALRLPTDTMLGKWQQ; encoded by the coding sequence ATGACTACCGCTACGTCTACAAAAGGGGCTATACAGCCTACTGCACAATCAAATACGACCTATTCCATTTTATTCATTATTGGATTATGTCACCTTTTAAATGATAGCATCCAATCGGTTATTCCAGCTATGTTTCCTATTTTAGAAAAATCTTTAGGCCTTACCTTTACACAATTAGGCTTAATAGGATTTTGTTTAAATATGGTTTCATCTGTTATGCAGCCTGTCGTTGGGTATTACACGGATAAAAAGCCGATTCCGTATGCGCTCCCGATTGGGCTAATGAGCTCTATGCTAGGAGTTCTCGGGCTTGCATTCGCTCCATCTTTTTCCACTATTCTCATTTCTGTGCTATTCATCGGTCTTGGCTCTGCCATCTTTCACCCTGAAGGCTCAAGGGTTGCATACATGGCTGCTGGAAGTCGCCGCGGTCTTGCGCAATCAATCTACCAGGTTGGTGGGAATAGTGGGCAGGCATTAGCTCCTTTAATTACGGCCTTTATCTTAGTGCCACTAGGTCAGTTTGGTGCGATATGGTTTACCGGTGTTGCTGGTTTAGCTGTTCTCTTCCTTTTATATATAGCAAACTGGTATTCTCAAAAGCTTAAAGCCTTCCAAACCTTTAAAAAATCAACCGTTACACAAACGAAAGAACCATTTCGTTTACAAGCGAACGTGAAAAAAGCCATTTTCATTATCATCCTACTCATTTTTGCTCGATCTTGGTATGTAAGTGCGATTGGGAATTTTTATGCATTTTATGCGATTGAAAAATATGAACTATCTATTTCACAATCTCAGCTTTATTTGTTTACATTTTTAGTAATGGGAGCAATTGGGACGTTTATCGGTGGCCCTCTAGCCGATCGTTTTGGTAAACGAAACATGATCATTTTTTCATTTTCAGCTGCAACACCGCTCACACTGATGCTACCTTTCGTTGGTAACATTTTATCTCTTATTCTATTAGCGCTAATTGGTCTTCTCTTAATGTCGAGCTTTTCAGTTACTGTTGTATACGCACAGGAACTTGTTCCCGGTAAGATAGGGACGATGTCAGGATTAACGGTTGGTCTTGCATTTGGAATGGGAGCAATCGGCTCTGTTGCGTTAGGAGGATTAATCGACCTTTTCGGCTTAACAACTACCATGATAGCTGTTGCTATTCTCCCGCTACTTGGGACACTAGCGTTACGATTGCCTACTGATACCATGCTAGGAAAATGGCAGCAATAA
- a CDS encoding sensor histidine kinase: MSLPTSLIEQLLFNLLIILVPIYFFQWILPTTKSRINQVISISIFSIITLLTNLFTIESPSSYEELLWSLCYIPYVICILYIGKPALLVALFLSIFQLFRHGWIPFIESALLSFILFLTIYFIRNSYHRLNRRGKYFASIVLSTYTFSFMFIKLWIFSKDEIYLMENTSLKALIILFIGYLLAYILYTLFIETTHKTIMQAENTHHTEKLHMVSGLAKSIAYEMREPLTAVRGFIQLSRNGAMNQSAELLDTAIHELNRSENILKEYTMVSPSPSGEMKEFRLHIVMNEIQLLIQAYANHQGVKLTVVTERDIYVNGHVAKFKQAILSLLTYAINEADYGIIQVSATYCEKTDKVIVEMNKDQKNSFSSSKHSFPSFVKGKNVNLFTTQRLLEEIGGTLIVKKRVGRVMRVIISLEGRKRDQLGT; the protein is encoded by the coding sequence ATGAGTCTACCTACATCACTGATTGAGCAGCTTCTGTTTAACTTACTAATTATTCTTGTCCCAATCTATTTTTTCCAATGGATTTTACCGACAACAAAAAGTCGCATTAATCAAGTGATCTCTATTAGTATTTTTTCTATTATTACACTACTAACAAATTTATTTACAATCGAATCTCCTTCTTCTTATGAAGAATTACTATGGAGCTTATGTTATATTCCATATGTTATCTGTATTCTTTATATTGGAAAGCCAGCATTGCTAGTGGCTCTTTTTTTAAGTATTTTTCAACTTTTTCGCCATGGATGGATTCCTTTCATTGAATCAGCTCTACTTTCCTTTATTTTATTTCTTACCATTTATTTCATAAGGAATAGCTATCATCGGTTAAATAGGAGAGGGAAATATTTTGCAAGTATCGTCCTATCTACCTATACGTTTAGCTTCATGTTCATTAAGCTATGGATCTTCTCAAAAGATGAGATTTATTTAATGGAGAATACGAGCCTTAAAGCGCTAATTATACTGTTCATTGGTTATCTATTAGCCTACATCCTTTATACGCTATTTATTGAGACGACTCATAAAACCATTATGCAAGCTGAGAATACACATCATACTGAGAAGCTTCATATGGTTAGTGGGTTAGCAAAGTCCATTGCCTATGAAATGAGGGAACCGCTTACTGCTGTTCGTGGATTTATACAATTATCAAGAAATGGGGCTATGAACCAATCAGCAGAATTACTGGATACGGCTATTCATGAGTTAAATCGGAGCGAAAATATCTTAAAAGAGTACACGATGGTTTCTCCATCACCCAGTGGAGAAATGAAGGAATTTAGGCTACATATCGTCATGAATGAAATTCAGCTATTAATTCAAGCATATGCAAATCACCAAGGTGTAAAACTAACTGTTGTAACAGAACGAGATATATATGTGAATGGACATGTAGCGAAATTTAAGCAAGCAATTCTGAGCTTACTTACATATGCAATCAATGAAGCAGATTACGGGATCATACAAGTCTCAGCTACGTATTGTGAAAAAACAGATAAGGTTATAGTAGAAATGAATAAGGATCAAAAAAACTCGTTCTCTAGTTCTAAGCATTCTTTCCCTTCTTTTGTAAAGGGAAAGAATGTTAACCTTTTTACTACTCAACGCCTTCTTGAAGAGATTGGCGGAACTCTCATCGTAAAGAAACGTGTTGGTCGTGTAATGAGGGTCATCATTAGTCTAGAAGGAAGAAAAAGAGATCAACTGGGTACTTGA
- a CDS encoding aspartate kinase, with translation MKVVKFGGSSLASGEQLKKVFHIVASDSERKVVVVSAPGKRFSDDRKVTDLLIDCAEKHLSNEDASPTFNAIMARYESIVKELSISEDIIERISNDLQELLNGDKSKPESYLDAVKASGEDNHAKLIAAYFQHEGLNAHYVSPKEAGLFVSDEPGNAQVLPESYDNLFKLREKEGIIVFPGFFGYSKSGEVLTFSRSGSDITGSILANGVKADLYENFTDVDAVYSVNPTFVQSPKEIRELTYREMRELSYAGFSVFHDEALIPAFRAGIPVNVKNTNNPTAPGTKIVNNRAHTNGPVIGIASDKGFCSIYISKYLMNREIGFGRRLLQILEDYGLTYEHVPSGIDDVTVILRQYQFTDEVKEKVKDRILTELQADEVLIEENLVLIMVVGEGMRHNVGTTARASKALANAGVNIEMINQGSSEVSMMFAVKELEEKRAVQALYQEFFVSVPV, from the coding sequence ATGAAGGTCGTAAAGTTCGGTGGTTCATCACTAGCTTCTGGTGAACAGCTTAAAAAAGTATTTCACATTGTTGCCTCAGATTCAGAGCGGAAAGTGGTGGTTGTATCCGCACCAGGAAAACGATTTTCTGATGATCGAAAGGTAACGGATTTATTAATTGATTGTGCTGAAAAGCATCTGTCAAATGAAGATGCATCACCTACGTTTAATGCGATCATGGCTCGCTATGAAAGTATCGTGAAGGAATTATCCATCTCAGAAGACATTATTGAAAGAATTTCGAACGATTTACAGGAATTGTTAAATGGAGATAAAAGCAAGCCAGAAAGCTATTTAGATGCAGTCAAGGCAAGTGGCGAGGATAATCACGCCAAGTTAATTGCTGCCTATTTTCAGCATGAGGGGTTAAACGCACACTATGTGAGCCCAAAGGAAGCGGGATTATTTGTTTCTGATGAACCAGGCAATGCGCAAGTCCTTCCTGAATCCTACGATAATCTTTTTAAGCTGCGTGAAAAAGAAGGAATTATTGTTTTTCCAGGATTCTTTGGCTATAGCAAAAGTGGTGAGGTTCTAACGTTTTCAAGAAGTGGTTCAGATATTACAGGATCAATCTTAGCGAACGGTGTGAAGGCTGATTTATATGAGAACTTTACCGATGTAGATGCTGTTTATTCTGTTAATCCAACGTTTGTTCAGAGTCCTAAGGAAATAAGAGAATTAACGTATCGAGAAATGCGTGAATTATCGTATGCAGGCTTTTCTGTTTTCCACGATGAAGCATTAATCCCCGCCTTTAGAGCAGGAATTCCGGTTAACGTGAAGAATACGAATAACCCAACAGCACCAGGAACGAAAATTGTGAATAACCGTGCCCATACGAATGGACCGGTGATTGGTATTGCTAGTGATAAGGGGTTCTGTAGCATTTATATAAGTAAGTACTTAATGAACCGTGAAATTGGATTTGGTCGTAGACTTCTTCAAATTTTAGAGGATTACGGATTAACATATGAGCACGTTCCATCGGGGATTGATGATGTGACCGTGATTTTAAGACAATATCAATTCACTGACGAGGTAAAAGAAAAAGTAAAGGATCGAATTCTTACAGAGCTTCAAGCAGATGAAGTGCTTATTGAAGAAAATCTTGTGCTAATTATGGTCGTTGGTGAAGGAATGCGTCATAACGTTGGGACAACAGCAAGAGCTTCAAAAGCATTGGCAAACGCAGGTGTGAATATTGAAATGATTAACCAAGGTTCATCTGAGGTTAGCATGATGTTTGCTGTAAAGGAGCTAGAAGAAAAAAGAGCGGTCCAGGCTTTATATCAAGAGTTTTTTGTTTCTGTACCTGTATAA
- a CDS encoding sugar ABC transporter ATP-binding protein: protein MAQKILKMKGISIEFPGVKALDSVDFTMKSGTTHALIGANGAGKSTLMKVLSGSHDHYTGVIEIDGENVQIHSPKDAQAAGIQIVHQEVDTALIPYLTVGENIMLTHTVTKMEKKQLIKWKELHKQASDILAELKIKVSSKKLVSELTLAEKQMILIARTVTSDCQFLILDEPTAPLSHAETNELFRIVRELKAKNVGIIFISHRLPEIFEICEEITIMRNGQLVTHDLLRNTTTNKVVESMLGRELEEQFPSKPSLQGDVMFEVKNVVDSEKLQDISLSVRKGEIVGIAGLVGAGKTELCKALFGETKIVSGEVKLNGKKLRLASPYHAVKEGIALVPEERRKEGVLVSETVVTNLTAASLSAFTRPLSFLNKKAEKAKVLKVIEDLGIKTPSEEARVQNLSGGNQQKIAIGKWLIADAEVYIFDEPTKGVDVGAKRDIFELITALAHKGKAVIYASSELAEIVGVSNRVYVLYDGKVVKELPTQTTSEEELLFYSTGGIKA, encoded by the coding sequence ATGGCCCAAAAGATTCTGAAAATGAAAGGGATATCTATTGAATTTCCAGGTGTAAAGGCATTGGATTCAGTAGATTTTACAATGAAGTCAGGTACAACACATGCGTTAATTGGAGCAAATGGAGCAGGTAAATCCACGTTAATGAAAGTATTATCTGGCTCTCATGACCACTATACGGGAGTGATTGAGATTGACGGGGAAAACGTACAAATTCACTCACCTAAGGACGCGCAAGCTGCAGGTATCCAAATTGTTCATCAAGAAGTAGATACAGCCCTGATCCCCTATTTAACTGTAGGTGAAAACATCATGCTTACACATACAGTAACAAAAATGGAGAAAAAGCAGCTAATTAAATGGAAAGAGCTTCACAAGCAAGCTAGTGATATTTTAGCAGAGTTAAAGATAAAGGTTTCTTCAAAAAAATTAGTCAGCGAATTAACACTTGCTGAAAAGCAAATGATCTTAATTGCCAGGACGGTTACTTCTGACTGTCAGTTTTTAATTCTAGATGAACCAACTGCACCTCTAAGTCATGCAGAAACGAATGAGTTGTTTCGTATTGTAAGAGAGTTAAAAGCAAAAAATGTCGGGATTATCTTTATTTCCCACCGACTTCCGGAAATTTTTGAGATATGTGAAGAAATTACAATTATGAGAAATGGCCAGCTTGTTACTCATGACTTACTACGTAACACAACGACTAATAAAGTAGTAGAAAGCATGCTTGGTCGAGAGCTAGAAGAACAATTTCCATCTAAGCCTAGTTTGCAGGGCGACGTGATGTTTGAAGTGAAAAATGTAGTTGATAGTGAAAAGCTTCAAGATATTTCGTTGTCAGTTCGTAAGGGTGAAATCGTTGGTATTGCTGGCTTAGTGGGAGCTGGAAAAACCGAGCTTTGTAAAGCCTTGTTTGGTGAAACGAAAATTGTAAGCGGAGAAGTAAAGCTAAATGGGAAAAAATTAAGATTAGCTTCCCCCTACCACGCCGTAAAGGAAGGGATCGCACTTGTCCCTGAGGAACGTAGAAAAGAAGGAGTTCTAGTTTCTGAAACGGTGGTTACGAATTTAACAGCTGCAAGTCTTAGTGCTTTCACAAGACCGCTTAGCTTTTTAAATAAAAAAGCAGAAAAAGCAAAGGTACTTAAAGTCATAGAGGATCTTGGTATAAAAACACCTTCTGAAGAAGCAAGAGTTCAAAATCTATCAGGTGGAAATCAGCAAAAAATCGCAATCGGAAAGTGGTTAATTGCAGATGCAGAGGTCTATATATTTGATGAGCCGACAAAGGGTGTAGATGTAGGAGCGAAAAGGGATATTTTCGAATTGATTACAGCGCTTGCACATAAAGGGAAAGCTGTCATCTATGCCTCATCTGAACTAGCCGAAATTGTTGGAGTATCTAATCGTGTCTATGTTTTATATGACGGCAAAGTTGTAAAAGAACTACCCACGCAGACTACATCTGAAGAAGAGTTATTATTTTATTCAACAGGAGGGATTAAAGCATGA
- a CDS encoding membrane lipoprotein lipid attachment site-containing protein — MKKLIFVLISIILLTACNNKVNEIESKILEVNGSKITLDVTEYVSKTDEDIGYDIVSVVEEDTEIITENGDIITSKDLLVDQKVKVLFKEPINLASNENPSLKKVIVLQ; from the coding sequence TTGAAAAAACTTATATTTGTATTAATTTCCATTATTCTTTTAACTGCTTGTAATAATAAAGTTAATGAAATTGAATCAAAAATTTTAGAGGTTAATGGTTCAAAAATTACCCTTGATGTAACTGAGTATGTCTCTAAAACTGATGAAGACATTGGTTACGATATTGTTTCTGTAGTAGAAGAAGATACTGAGATAATAACAGAAAATGGAGACATTATTACTTCTAAAGATTTACTAGTAGATCAGAAGGTTAAAGTATTATTTAAAGAGCCTATAAACTTAGCTAGTAATGAAAATCCTTCTTTAAAGAAGGTAATAGTTTTGCAATAA
- a CDS encoding CBO0543 family protein, with translation MIHIQDIIEKQEIISKMRWEYWQNHIIFSPQWWFLLISVLLLFIVWLIVSDKHKLLPILFMGVITFSVVSILDTIGGDIDLWDYPIMVLPWGPRILSIDVMISIFFMLIYQLFQTWKAYTIAALGMAFTFAFIFEPIATYLGIYLPLNWSHFYSFPIYFLLAIGIKAFVDKIVSISKGGAM, from the coding sequence ATGATACACATACAGGATATTATTGAAAAACAAGAAATTATATCCAAGATGAGATGGGAGTATTGGCAAAACCATATTATTTTCTCCCCTCAATGGTGGTTTTTACTTATTTCTGTTTTACTTTTATTCATTGTCTGGCTTATCGTTTCAGATAAACATAAATTATTGCCTATTCTTTTTATGGGAGTCATTACCTTTAGTGTGGTCTCTATATTAGATACGATTGGAGGAGATATCGATCTGTGGGATTATCCAATCATGGTTTTGCCGTGGGGACCGAGGATCCTGTCTATTGATGTCATGATCTCTATTTTCTTCATGCTTATCTATCAGCTATTTCAGACATGGAAGGCCTACACAATAGCAGCTCTAGGGATGGCCTTTACTTTTGCCTTTATATTTGAACCTATAGCGACCTATTTAGGCATTTACTTACCCCTTAATTGGTCTCACTTTTATTCGTTTCCAATCTACTTTTTATTGGCAATTGGAATAAAAGCGTTTGTGGATAAAATTGTGTCGATATCAAAAGGAGGAGCGATGTAG
- a CDS encoding 3D domain-containing protein yields the protein MRAFKRSFATLSILLLSLPISYVANAQTSNDTLNSANQQLEQNQQTILQKEKEQETIFKEINTIQQTIATLDADISQNEQNLTQIENKINEIQQLIEQKKEEIIFLQDKVYAREGIMEKRLVALQHNDHTSILIETLVNSESVGNFFERIGAVATLLNADKEILDEQEADLKKIEEEKQEINRQELLLFSQQTDLEAKKAKLEEARQKRNFALKEMEQQYTTIAAEISNAEKETAKIQSEITAIQDQIAKEEAAAKARAIELAKAEKEKQEALVQQAVSKPSVQAKPSTTDSTTSSSTSSSSSSTRKEFYVTATAYSHEDTKNDVTYLGYNIKKNKNMKLIAVDPGVIPLGSKVWVEGYGEAIAGDTGGAIIGHKIDVLMPSSAKALQWGRKNVKVIILD from the coding sequence ATGCGAGCTTTTAAGAGAAGCTTTGCCACACTTAGTATCCTTCTATTATCTTTACCTATTTCGTATGTGGCAAATGCACAAACTAGTAATGATACATTAAATAGTGCTAATCAACAGCTAGAGCAGAATCAACAAACCATTCTTCAAAAGGAGAAAGAGCAAGAAACGATCTTTAAAGAAATCAATACCATTCAGCAAACAATTGCTACGCTTGATGCTGACATCTCACAGAACGAACAAAATCTTACACAAATAGAAAACAAAATAAACGAAATCCAACAATTAATTGAGCAAAAAAAGGAAGAAATTATTTTCTTACAGGACAAGGTATATGCACGTGAAGGGATTATGGAAAAGCGCCTTGTTGCCCTTCAACATAATGACCATACCTCCATCCTCATTGAAACTCTTGTAAATTCTGAGAGCGTAGGAAACTTCTTCGAACGAATCGGTGCTGTTGCTACATTATTAAATGCCGACAAAGAGATTCTTGATGAGCAAGAAGCAGATTTAAAGAAGATTGAAGAAGAAAAACAAGAGATTAATAGACAAGAGCTTTTACTTTTCAGTCAACAAACAGATCTTGAAGCAAAGAAGGCTAAGCTTGAAGAGGCACGACAAAAACGCAATTTTGCCCTTAAAGAGATGGAACAACAATATACAACGATTGCAGCCGAGATAAGCAATGCTGAAAAAGAAACGGCTAAAATCCAATCAGAAATTACAGCTATTCAAGATCAGATCGCCAAAGAAGAAGCTGCTGCCAAAGCGCGTGCAATTGAGCTTGCAAAGGCTGAAAAGGAAAAACAAGAGGCGCTTGTTCAACAAGCTGTTTCGAAACCTTCTGTTCAAGCCAAACCAAGTACAACCGATTCAACTACGAGTTCAAGCACTAGCTCAAGCTCTTCTTCTACTAGAAAAGAATTCTACGTGACAGCTACAGCCTATAGTCATGAAGATACTAAAAATGATGTTACCTACTTAGGCTACAACATAAAGAAAAATAAAAATATGAAACTTATTGCTGTAGATCCTGGTGTCATTCCACTTGGCTCAAAAGTGTGGGTTGAAGGGTATGGTGAAGCGATCGCTGGTGATACAGGCGGCGCAATAATTGGTCATAAAATCGACGTTCTTATGCCTTCAAGTGCAAAAGCATTACAATGGGGCCGAAAAAACGTAAAGGTCATTATTTTAGATTAA
- a CDS encoding S1 family peptidase — MKKSEKELRNLNDEIRLNKEILAQEDIVINTIATEIESNKVIIGIYPFTEDAKQKLLTRYGNDNVVIVEDDGGSEESRTSRHIPLKGGIRIDNIESGKGYCTHGFSATSSSWRYGITAGHCGSAGDRFNQGGYYYGKGYISKNSGNVDAMAITYGQTSYSSNENYAKSDFSSWQDESEEYVGQPICMNGSYTGNSCGTIRSTYYSVRNHYDMSAANYSSQGGDSGSPVYTGSKLVGIHEGSNGSTKVYTQIENFVNSFNLSPVTW, encoded by the coding sequence ATGAAAAAAAGTGAGAAAGAATTGCGTAACTTAAACGATGAGATAAGATTAAATAAAGAAATATTAGCGCAAGAAGATATCGTTATAAATACAATTGCAACAGAGATCGAATCAAATAAAGTTATAATTGGTATTTATCCATTTACTGAAGATGCTAAACAGAAGTTATTAACAAGATACGGAAACGATAATGTAGTAATAGTTGAAGATGACGGTGGATCTGAAGAATCCCGAACTAGTCGACATATACCTCTAAAAGGAGGTATAAGAATCGATAATATTGAGTCTGGTAAAGGATATTGTACTCATGGATTCTCAGCTACTTCCTCTAGTTGGCGTTATGGAATTACCGCAGGGCATTGTGGTTCTGCAGGTGATCGTTTTAACCAAGGTGGATATTACTATGGCAAAGGATATATTTCTAAAAACTCTGGGAATGTTGATGCTATGGCTATAACATATGGTCAAACCTCTTATTCTAGTAATGAAAATTATGCTAAATCAGATTTTTCTAGTTGGCAAGATGAATCTGAAGAATATGTGGGACAGCCTATCTGTATGAATGGCTCTTATACTGGAAATTCGTGCGGAACAATTCGAAGCACATATTATTCTGTACGTAACCATTACGATATGAGTGCTGCAAATTATTCTTCACAAGGAGGTGACAGTGGATCTCCAGTTTACACTGGTTCTAAATTAGTTGGAATACATGAAGGATCTAATGGTTCAACTAAAGTATATACACAAATAGAAAATTTTGTGAATTCCTTTAATCTATCTCCAGTTACTTGGTGA
- a CDS encoding Na-translocating system protein MpsC family protein → MEQDQLNWIGSFTSKLLRKNFGKGPQSCQATASENHLVIYIRGFISPMEEVLIHQGQRNQVERARAVIINHVIEELTGALRARYERDVTETFDDWNFPNNSGMIMFKLDEIILEASVTVPASFTRLEQEVARISQLVQKVPDQIHIYQLSSTIYLVERIGILIPIEKALVRKGFLEELKLTKDELEKEYFHRYGKFDELLNAKVKDIFIDWDFKEDKSYMSFVVSS, encoded by the coding sequence ATGGAGCAGGATCAATTAAATTGGATAGGCAGCTTTACGAGCAAGCTATTACGTAAGAACTTTGGAAAAGGACCACAATCCTGTCAAGCTACGGCTAGTGAGAATCACTTAGTTATATATATTAGGGGATTTATCTCTCCTATGGAGGAGGTTCTTATCCATCAAGGGCAAAGAAATCAGGTGGAAAGAGCTCGTGCGGTCATAATCAATCATGTGATTGAGGAATTGACAGGAGCACTTAGAGCTAGATATGAAAGGGATGTAACAGAAACGTTTGATGATTGGAATTTCCCGAATAATTCTGGAATGATTATGTTTAAATTAGACGAAATCATCTTGGAGGCTTCTGTGACTGTTCCAGCCTCTTTTACACGTTTGGAGCAAGAAGTCGCGAGAATAAGCCAGCTTGTTCAAAAAGTACCAGATCAAATTCATATATACCAGCTCTCTTCAACCATTTATCTAGTAGAACGAATAGGGATTTTAATTCCTATTGAAAAGGCTCTTGTTAGAAAAGGATTTTTAGAGGAATTAAAGTTAACAAAGGATGAGCTTGAAAAGGAGTACTTTCACAGGTATGGAAAGTTTGATGAACTATTAAATGCAAAGGTGAAGGACATATTTATTGATTGGGATTTTAAAGAGGATAAGTCTTATATGTCGTTTGTAGTATCTTCCTAA